The DNA window GTTCCCATGTGTGCTGGGTATATCTAGGAAAGGGTATGTCCCAGCGTACCCACACCTGCTCTGGCCTGAGGATGACCTTTTCTGCCAGGCCTTCAAGGAGTCTGTCTTGATGGTCCCCACTACTCCATTCGGGAGGCTGGGGGACATTCCGGATGGGGCCTCCATATGGGGGTGACATCAGCCCTTTACTGGCTAGTAAAACTTTATAGCCAATGGGGCCTGGATTTGGGGCTCCCTGGAGCCTGGTGAGCAGCCACCTCATCCTGCCCCTTTCTGGGGGTCTGGACTGCAGGCGGGGCCTGGCAGGCCTCTCTAGCCCTGGCAGCTAGCCCAGAAAGGGCTGGGTGGGCTTCATGCAGAGCCAGCAGCACCCTGGAAGGCAAGAGGGGGAGAAGGTGTTGACTTTCAAAGCCCCTCGTCAGGCCCACAGAAGACCCAATAGTGAGCAGTGGGCAGGGCAGCACCATGCCAGGTCTTGGCAGAACCCCCCCGTCCCTGGCACTCaggcaggatgggagggaaatGGTGGTCACAGTGGCCAGAAGTTACAACACTGCATTCCCAAGTGGCCACCCCAGGCCATTCAGACTTCTGTGGGGACACTGCCAGAACCAGGAAGCTGGGAGGGACCTGCTATGACAGAGGGAAGTCATTCTTCCCGTTTGCTGGGGCAGAGCCGAGGCTCCATGCCTGTGCTGAGACACAGCCAGGAGCCCAGAACTCAAAGCCAAAGAGCATCTGAACTCCAGCATTCTGGGGCCTGAGCTCCTTGTCCTTTGTACCTCTTAGGGTAACCCCATCCTTTCTCAGTGAGCCCCAAGTCCAGCTCAAACAGCCCTGGAGGTGATCCTGAGATGGTGGCAGGGGACACATGTCAGTCTGGACCTCCAGGAGGGCAGGAGATAAAGCTCCCCAGCAGCGAGTCCCCAGGCCTAGCAGCTCCTTAGGCAGGACACAGTTTGATTTATGTCCGCTGTGGCTGCTGGAGCCCACTGCTTCCTCCATGGTTGCCAGGAAGCTCAGCCAGTGTTGGGCCGGGCGTCGCCAGCATTCCAGGGCCACCTAAATCAAGGCGCTGTCAAGGCACTAGGCAGGGATCCTGCAAGGCAGCCTGTGTCACCTGGCCAGGCTGACTGGCTCCATCCTGGGTCCAGGGCTTGCAGCGGCCTGCAGGATAGGCCAGCCTAACCAGGGCTCTCTGCTCCATTGCCCAGGAACTTGGAGTAACTGGTGTGTGGGCCTGGCCTGTTTTCCAGAAGCTGTTAGCTTTTGGGGCAGGCCTGGGAGGGGATGCCGGCAACCTGAGTGTAGAGGTGGCCAGGTTTCCACTCTCTGGTGGCTGACCATGGGAATGTGAATTGTGTTGAGCCAGCTCTCAACCCTGGCTCCCTCTGGCCCCAGGGGACCGGTGGGCAGGCACGTGTGGTCTTCTGGTCTTCTCCTTGGCTGCCTCCGTGTGTCCAGTACAGATCTGACCTGTGTCATCTCatctgcttacacacacacacacacacacctggagaccagcaggtggcagaaaGCAAGTCTCCACAGGGACACACAGTGTTTATTTGCTGTGGGGGTTCTGCTCACACCCTGGGGGTGGCAAAGAGGTCCCAGCCTTCCAGCTTGCCAATCTTGAACAGCGTGGCCGCAGTGCCCATGTACACGCAGCCCACGGCTGCAGTACCATAGCTGTGAGCTGTGGGGAAGGACAGCATCAGGCACGGTGTGCTCTAGGTGTGACCAGGGAGCCTCCCAAGGGGATGGGGTCTGACAGAACTAGGCCTCTTCGGGGACCAAGAGCCTATCAGTGGAGCTTTGGAAATGGGGAAACTAAGGCCAGGCTATCCTGTACCAACTAACCCCCATTCCAGAGAGATCATGTGGGGAGGGTGGATATGGTCAGCCCTGGCTCCTGGCAGTGGGACACCTCCCTGCTATAGCCTTTTCCCACGACTGAACTGAGGGCCAGTATGGCTTTCCCCTGGCCAGAACCCCAGGACCCCACCAAATATGAGGAGGTAGCCTGGGGCTGAGCCTGTCCCAGTCAAAATTGGACTGTGGGTGAAACCTCAAAAGGTCCCAACTGGGAGGGGACAGTGTTTACATCCAAATggtagagggataggcagggttaCTCTCTGCAGGACCCAGGCCATCTCCCACCCTGGAGACAGTCACTGACTATCTGTGACTTGCAAGACAGCCAGAGGTCACCACTCAGAcatccatggggggggggggcatttagaTGGAAGGCACAgcctgtgcaaaggccctggggcaggaCGGAACCTGGCACGATGCTGCAGTGATCAGTGCAGGGCCTGTGGGCTGCAGCACTTGTGACTGTCATAGTGCTGCCTGGTGCTGAAATGGCAGCAACTGCCTCTATCAAGACTGAGACAAAGAGGGAGTAGGCGGAAGCAATCAGGTGTCATGTACTGCCCTAGGGGGGTGGTTACTCACTGCGTGCTCCCAGGGTCAGGCCTGCTGCGCAGCCTCCGATGAAGTAGTTCAGGGGGTCATCTGGCTTCTCTCGGACTTGGGCACTGACACAGGTGGCAAGGCCAAACATAGCTCCAATGGCAGCTGTAAGGTGAAGTGGGGGTCGAAGGTGGGAAACCGAGGCAGCATTGAGCTGCCACCTGGCTGTCTGTGTAGACAAAGCTAGGTGCCACTACTCTGCCTTCTAAGCCCCGAGCCACCCCAGGGCCAGTCTCCTGGGGCCCCACTCAGTAGCTGTCTATCACCTATGAAGAATGGTCCCTGTCCCTGTTGCTGGGATGCTAGCTCACCTGCAGTGAACGTGTACCGGCCAGCCCTGGCCATTGCTTCCACGTGGGAATCTGCCGGGTTGAGTACGACGCTGTAAGCTGAGCCTATGGCGCCTGTTGGGGAAGAGAGGGTGGAGACTGCTGGGAAGCTCTTCCGGATACAGCAGGACTCGAACCTGGGCCTACTGCTGCCAGGCCAGAGCCTAGGGCCACGTCTTGCCTTTTCCTGCCCTGGCAGGTTGGTGGTTCACCAGACGTGACCTAGGGCCTTGTGCCATCAACCATGCAGCTGCCATAGCACCTCCTCCGCTCCCATGCAAGGCCATATTTTCCAAGGGGCTGGGACCTGGGCCTAATCTGGTTTGGCAGCAACTGGGCTCAAGAGATGCCAGACCTTCCACGTGCCGGTGGCTCGGCCCAGACGTGTCCCCACACCTGGCTGGCTCCATTCCTCCCACAACCACCCTGCTGCCACGCTGGTCAGCTTTTCCACTCCTCCACCCCTTGCCCCGCACTTCACACCATGGTTTATGTAACGCAGCTAAGGCTGGGGTGGGTGCTGAGCCAGGAGCCCAGGACTGGCTGGATGGCAGGGCAGCTGATGACATAGGTTTCCTACTACAGGGAGAGCGAGGACAAGGGCGATGTCACTGCAGGCTGTACAGATTCTGCCCTGTTCCTCCCTTTCAAGGAAGGTGAAGCAGCCCCAGAGAGGCAGAGCCTCTCTGCAGACTGCAGAGGCAGTCTGGCGTAGCAGGCTACAGTAGCCTCTAGCCTCA is part of the Cricetulus griseus strain 17A/GY chromosome 5, alternate assembly CriGri-PICRH-1.0, whole genome shotgun sequence genome and encodes:
- the Ndufa11 gene encoding NADH dehydrogenase [ubiquinone] 1 alpha subcomplex subunit 11 isoform X2 is translated as MAQRLLHAYDEVPDGTQCHRKTYITTALGGLIGAIGSAYSVVLNPADSHVEAMARAGRYTFTAAAIGAMFGLATCVSAQVREKPDDPLNYFIGGCAAGLTLGARTHSYGTAAVGCVYMGTAATLFKIGKLEGWDLFATPRV